One window of Plasmodium relictum strain SGS1 genome assembly, chromosome: 14 genomic DNA carries:
- the ApiAP2 gene encoding transcription factor with AP2 domain(s), putative, with the protein MNDVKCTKEKSSKIEKLKKKRHKINNNNQSKNGNYENNENSCFSKYYEKNKTNNTSYDLMNVININQINEDIMKNNYLCNRTFQNTCPCTEDHNLNDNINRSFHSNQIQVKNCENICNNDETIYNSNFNSSLIKLININCNKFSEPNNFNKSINKQGLHNETKCNIKDLNFCVNEKYDQKRDIQMNDKSKSNIEKTNNCKKVNNMLSDSCFMNKLKVLQETTCKSREKSIINNLNDNENTYDNCVFEKSVRKKKKRNSKDNKSSESNNVNNSSKNINKMLYNLNMNNISNKNCINIPTCEIENFSKKKENFLNNNITKNILDSMNYLCSLNNGTDKNNNKTQIFNNKNNLDYVQNIIRDMNKLQNTHNNSSSKDSNSVLENNNDDMNQLSSNKENNSYINLLNLNKYNEEDSMKCFYNSDNLYLCNPKINNNNKSNVSFKDDSVLYQNNDNILKNQENNGNNATSNNIFVLPLQNNIGINEKYIQNINRVSSSNSSHEQILKDDECKNKNSSLHNYEYYNCSCKNCGDNAISLSKSQINKNCISYYTNDNDYKMNDSNNNNNNNNNNNNNNNNNNNNNNNNNNNNNKLQNIDNSPFFNSCKLANQSKKKNLINIINENSSEINSCQNNILIINKKSSKYHSGQKNSNDIYKDNNSNYSNEQKAYKSIYNNENLTNCFINNYSNYKTPVKEKGNDNQDSSLNKITSVNEIITNICEILQNNTTDNKINKKFENSPTTKLININYPDKNNNINKNGNKSINNYIESLENGNYHLLYNKDSDKYNYINNNDKNDNEIFNSLEKQNHDKLKSNDTLLLIKSLSHKDKFTCLKNIQEEQYDYLKLNGEVLKNSNFFSDTHIETNIDDPAGYSKKKNQSFNFQIEETFNYEIDKTENEELKENENIKRERSEGEYERSEEDREHKRNKDKCNRISNDIESKKGKEDCINENDEKKRDNNDDEMYEEGYEEEEEENGEEKKVIGVNEKDNEYQEERYCEDIKESNLEEKKSAKRKLNNKEYKEKIPKKIKNHTKKNLLKSNGELQKHKKNMHDNFSKNKNNLFDHYDDINTNFFHLNNPNIDDFTKQKLLDMMKKPFSSDKNGKMHIFYEKERKRMQNGRDNKYIKKLTKNENEDFDNLKKNKNVLKNSTSAFSHDKALKEFKKENSKEFFEQNENLQHMMKKYHEDNFFNNSNYVYKNLSYEEEFEKDAHDDKEKDVKNKKLRKNINLSGEKEKGKEKMGNQESSNENFDEYNNNDIKSVERKNNNNEKEGFYMNAIKDKYKRNKIKVNNNEDNKERRKSIKMKNDSEKKIDENSGNFNTNKQNKEMLYNDICIQGNSKNEAFTNTQVIDADSRKKENSVFPNKKQNLSIDVQKLKYQNNSEDEEEKLNNDEGEDNEDGNDYMANSIKKYDSDDTCNKNFHKTLNKEKKHKMYLCDIMKSNDLKRINDNYFKLHSNLASNLLSTSTSSSYSNDNVKISLSNYEIGKLSSNTCINKFLLEDETHNNLNMNSLRNNNCFLYDNNKKILEGKTSVSLDNNSANNEININENNNNIISNEESIITNKEILINDIQKNVINEIDIENKYVSNSVLSNHFVNKELIMDDNKIVPKKEIKDKLKNDEIINQSGNQFYARLNKNNDLSQRLHDDNLVCDKNISWKSKENSKTFKSYGTLKASANRYYSSNSLSKRRMLFKSKSYSDNDNFLSFHVKRKISSCSDYKEYNKCYFKKHTLLKNSYSKEKEFLLNRTNSLNINLNRIGEDIIKDDSKNNNDNINAEVIKEKKMKHHVINDVKIQEEDSFNTQTKNLRKELNEKETILNDKDNNIENKKEEINDVCNVVESSVKNEIDKKVCTLINCPTHNPQNYTKSMAKKNDSQGDSVILKEENDELKRIPGVYYDKNSQRWFGEHKINGVKCAQSFAVKKHGCEEAKRLAIEWKKARIRGEVWDRFINKKKKNSSSNCLKAAKSSRPSVEELRMKYLSMSKNMPKVRGVWFNSTPQRMGWVGQAYKKCKRIERIFSVNKYGFEGARKLAIAFRNSQKPSNEDSDEDSWSKDDKMNMKNSEDNLNNYEYKSNFLSSISNIKNNNKIESKDIRINLCRDAILFILQDLETILELNIPLLNKNVNIYKICIKHHLNYLTLIKSEEQIIPYLKVFGDYIQRCILPTDLPYAELYVLIDSLIHNEILPSFDHKQNFCEYSVTEDPGIITPSMLL; encoded by the coding sequence aTGAATGATGTAAAGTGcacaaaagaaaaatcatCGAAAATtgaaaagttaaaaaaaaaaagacacaaaataaataataacaatcAAAGTAAAAATGGAAACTacgaaaataatgaaaattcatGCTTCTCCAAAtactatgaaaaaaataaaacaaataatacTTCTTATGATTTAATGaatgtaataaatattaatcaaattaatgaagatataatgaaaaataattatttatgtaaTAGAACCTTTCAAAATACATGTCCTTGTACGGAAgatcataatttaaatgataatataaatagaaGCTTTCATAGTAATCAAATACAAGTTAAAAATTGtgaaaatatatgtaataatGATGAAACTATCTATAATtctaattttaattcttctttaataaaattaattaatataaattgcAACAAATTTTCAGAACCAAACAACTTTAATAAATCTATTAATAAACAAGGATTGCATAATGAAACTAAatgtaatataaaagatttaAATTTCTGTGTTAATGAGAAGTATGATCAAAAGAGGGATATACAAATGAATGATAAAAGTAAATCTAATATAGAAAAGACaaataattgtaaaaaaGTGAATAATATGTTAAGTGATTCTTGttttatgaataaattaaaggTGCTTCAAGAAACCACGTGCAAATCAAGAGAAAAGagtataattaataatttgaatgataatgaaaatactTATGACAATTGCGTGTTTGAAAAATCAgtaaggaaaaagaaaaagagaaattctaaagataataaaagtaGTGAATctaataatgtaaataattctagtaaaaatattaacaaaatgctttataatttaaatatgaataatataagTAACAAAAATTGCATAAATATTCCCACATGTGAGattgaaaatttttcaaagaaaaaagaaaattttctaaataataACATAACAAAGAATATTTTAGATAGTATGAACTATTTATGTTCTTTGAATAATGGTacagataaaaataataataaaacgCAAATATTTAAcaataaaaacaatttagATTATGTCCAGAATATTATTCGTGATATGAATAAGTTACAGAATACCCATAATAATAGCAGTAGTAAAGATTCTAATTCAGTTCTAGAAAATAATAACGATGATATGAATCAACTATCttcaaataaagaaaataatagttatataaaccttttaaatttaaataaatataatgagGAAGATTCCATGAAATGCTTTTATAATTcagataatttatatttatgtaatcccaagataaataataataataaaagtaatgtAAGTTTTAAGGATGACTCTGTATTGTATCAAAACAATGAcaacattttaaaaaatcaagAAAATAATGGGAATAATGCAACatcaaataatatttttgttttgcctttacaaaataatataggtattaatgaaaaatatattcaaaatataaataggGTATCATCATCAAACAGTAGTCATGAACAAATCTTAAAAGATGATGAATGTAAGAATAAGAATTCCTCATTGCATAATTATGAATATTATAACTGTTCATGTAAAAATTGTGGAGATAACGCCATTAGCTTGAGTAAATctcaaattaataaaaattgcaTCAGTTACTACACTAATGATAATGATTATAAAATGAatgatagtaataataataataataataataataataataataataataataataataataataataataataataataataataataataataataaattacaaaatatagataatagtcctttttttaattcttgcAAATTAGCTAATCaaagtaaaaagaaaaatctaattaacattattaatgaaaatagttCAGAAATAAATAGTTgtcaaaataatatattaattataaataaaaaatcatcGAAATATCACAGTGGGCAAAAAAACAGTAATGACatatataaagataataattcTAATTATTCTAATGAACAAAAAGCATATAAAAGTATTTATAACAATGAAAATCTTACaaattgttttattaataattattccaATTATAAAACTCCTGTgaaagaaaaaggaaatgaTAATCAAGATAGTTCATTAAACAAAATTACTTCAgttaatgaaataattacTAATATATGTGAAATTCTACAAAATAATACTActgataataaaattaacaaaaaattcgAAAATTCTCCAACTActaaattaattaatataaattatccCGACAAAAACAacaacataaataaaaatggaaataaaAGTATCAATAATTACATAGAATCTTTAGAGAATGGCaattatcatttattataCAACAAAGATAgtgataaatataattatattaataacaatgataaaaatgataatgaaatatttaattcattagaaaaacaaaatcatgataaattaaaaagtaatGATACTTTACTACTAATAAAGAGTTTATCTCATAAAGATAAGTTTACATGcctaaaaaatattcaagaAGAACAATATGATTATTTAAAACTAAATGGAGAAGTACTCAAAAAtagcaattttttttctgataCACATATAGAAACAAACATAGATGATCCTGCAGGatattccaaaaaaaaaaatcaatcatttaattttcaaATTGAAGAAACATTTAATTATGAAATTGACAAGACTGAAAATGAAGAgctaaaagaaaatgaaaatatcaaAAGAGAAAGAAGTGAAGGGGAATATGAAAGAAGTGAAGAAGATAGAGaacataaaagaaataaggATAAATGTAATAGAATTAGCAATGATATAGAATCAAAAAAAGGAAAGGAAGATTgcattaatgaaaatgatgaaaaaaaaagagataatAACGATGATGAAATGTACGAAGAAGGatatgaagaagaagaagaagaaaatggagaggaaaaaaaagtaataggagtaaatgaaaaagataatgAATATCAAGAAGAGAGATATTGTGAAGATATTAAAGAAAGCAACCTTGAGGAAAAAAAAAGCGCCAAAAGAAAactaaataataaagaatataaagaaaaaattccaaaaaaaataaagaatcatacaaaaaaaaatttattaaaaagtaaTGGTGAACTTCaaaaacacaaaaaaaatatgcatgataatttttcaaaaaataaaaataatttatttgacCATTATGATGATATAAATACaaacttttttcatttaaataatccTAATATTGATGACTTcacaaaacaaaaattacTTGATATGATGAAGAAACCCTTTTCTTCCgataaaaatggaaaaatgcacattttttatgaaaaagaaagaaaacgAATGCAAAATGGAAgagataataaatatattaaaaagttaacgaaaaatgaaaatgaagatttcgacaatttaaaaaaaaataaaaatgttttaaaaaattctacTAGTGCCTTTAGTCATGATAAAGcattaaaagaatttaaaaaagaaaattcaaaGGAATTTTTTGAGCAAAATGAAAATCTTCAGCAcatgatgaaaaaatatcacgaagataatttttttaataattcaaattatgTTTATAAAAATCTAAGCTATGAAGAAGAATTTGAAAAAGATGCACATGATGATAAAGAAAAGGAtgtcaaaaataaaaaattaagaaaaaatataaatttatcaggagaaaaagaaaaaggaaaagaaaaaatgggAAATCAAGAAAGTAGTAATGAAAATTTCGATgagtataataataatgatataaaaagtgtagagagaaaaaataataataatgaaaaagagggtttttatatgaatgcaataaaagataaatataagagaaataaaataaaagtaaataataatgaagataacaaggaaagaagaaaaagtatcaaaatgaaaaatgatAGTGAAAAAAAGATAGATGAAAATAGTGGAAATTTTAATAcgaataaacaaaataaagaaatgtTATATAATGATATATGTATACAAGgaaattcaaaaaatgaaGCATTTACTAATACACAAGTAATAGATGCTGATAGTAGGAAGAAAGAAAATTCTGTATTTCCAAATAAAAAGCAAAATCTTTCTATCGATGTACAAAAACtaaaatatcaaaataaCTCAGAAGACGAGGAAGAAAAGTTAAATAATGATGAAGGTGAGGATAATGAGGATGGTAATGATTATATGGCAAATAGTATAAAAAAGTATGATTCTGATGATAcatgtaataaaaattttcataaaaccttaaacaaagaaaaaaaacataaaatgtATTTGTGTGATATAATGAAAagtaatgatttaaaaagaattaacgataattattttaaattacacTCAAATTTAGCAAGTAACTTATTAAGTACAAGCACTAGCAGTAGTTATAGCAATgataatgtaaaaataagttTAAGTAATTACGAAATTGGGAAGTTATCTTCTAATACATGTATAAATAAGTTTCTTCTAGAGGATGAAACgcataataatttaaatatgaacTCCCTAAGGAATAATAATTGCtttttatatgataataataaaaaaatattggaAGGGAAAACATCTGTAAGCTTAGATAATAATTCTGCTAACaatgaaattaatataaatgaaaacaataataatataattagtAATGAAGAAAGTATAATAACAAATAAGGAAATCCTTATAAAtgatatacaaaaaaatgttattaatgaaattgatatagaaaataaatatgtaagTAATTCGGTATTAAGTAAtcattttgtaaataaagaATTGATTATGGATGACAATAAAATAGTtccaaaaaaagaaataaaagataaattaaagaatgatgaaataataaatcaatcAGGAAATCAATTTTATGCTAgattaaataagaataatgaTTTATCGCAGCGTTTACATGATGATAATTTAGTATGTGATAAGAATATTTCATGGAAAAGTAAAGAAAATAGCAAAACATTCAAAAGTTATGGGACACTAAAAGCAAGTGCAAATAGGTATTATAGTAGTAACTCACTATCAAAAAGAAGAATGCTATTTAAAAGCAAAAGCTATAGtgataatgataattttttaagcTTCCATGTGAAAAGAAAGATATCTTCATGTTCTgattataaagaatataataaatgctattttaaaaaacatacattacttaaaaatagttattcaaaggaaaaagaatttttattaaataggACAAATagtttaaatataaatttaaatagaaTAGGAGAAGACATAATAAAAGATGATAGCAAAAATAACAACGATAATATTAATGCCGAAGttataaaggaaaaaaaaatgaaacatCACGTAATTAATGATGTTAAAATACAAGAGGAGGATTCATTTAATACTCAAACAAAGAATTTGCGCaaagaattaaatgaaaaggaAACAATTCTAAATGAcaaagataataatatagaaaataaaaaagaagaaataaatgaCGTATGCAATGTAGTTGAATCATCagtaaaaaatgaaatagataaaaaagtGTGCACATTAATAAATTGCCCAACACATAATCCTCAAAACTATACAAAGAGTAtggcaaaaaaaaatgattcacAGGGGGATTCagtaatattaaaagaagaaaatgatgaattaaaaagaataccAGGTGTTTATTATGATAAGAATTCTCAAAGATGGTTTGGTGAACATAAAATAAACGGTGTTAAGTGTGCTCAAAGTTTTGCAGTAAAGAAGCATGGTTGTGAGGAAGCAAAAAGGCTAGCAATTGAATGGAAAAAAGCAAGAATAAGGGGAGAGGTATGGGATagatttataaataaaaaaaaaaaaaacagtagTAGTAATTGTTTAAAAGCAGCAAAGTCTAGTCGACCTTCAGTAGAAGAATTAAgaatgaaatatttatctATGAGCAAAAATATGCCTAAGGTAAGAGGTGTTTGGTTTAATTCAACTCCTCAAAGAATGGGATGGGTTGGACAAgcttataaaaaatgtaaaagaaTTGAAAGAATTTTTTCCGTAAATAAATATGGTTTTGAGGGTGCAAGAAAATTAGCTATTGCTTTCCGAAATTCTCAAAAACCATCTAATGAGGATAGTGATGAAGACAGCTGGTCAAAAGATgataaaatgaatatgaaaaatagtgaagataatttaaataactacgaatataaaagtaattttttgAGTTCTATaagtaatattaaaaataataataaaattgaaagCAAAGATATAAGAATTAATTTATGTAGAGATGccatattatttattttacaagATCTAGAAACTATATTAGAACTAAATATACCCTTATTAAATAagaatgtaaatatatataaaatatgtataaaacatcatttaaattatttaacatTAATAAAGAGTGAAGAACAGATTATTCCTTATTTAAAAGTATTTGGCGACTATATACAAAGATGTATTTTGCCAACTGATCTCCCATATGCAGaattatatgttttaattgaTTCATTAATTCACAATGAAATATTACCGTCCTTTGATcataaacaaaatttttgTGAATATTCAGTAACAGAAGATCCTGGAATTATAACACCATCTATGttattataa